In one window of Rhodanobacter sp. FDAARGOS 1247 DNA:
- a CDS encoding YafY family protein → MAKPTTRVLAVLDLLQSHGRMSGPELARRVGVDVRTLRRYIVALEDLGIPLTTERGRAGAYMLVAGFKLPPMMFTNDEAVALSVGLVAARGLGLAEASPAVESVQAKLARVMPDKLKRHANAIADTVKVDLLPASGTPGSNAALIALAGAAQAQRRVRMHYESAAGVRTEREFDPYGLAWRAGAWYALGMCHLRHGLRSFRLDRVGEVSLLEPSFRRPPGFDALDQLLQSIGAIAYAHPIEVLLHTDLQTARRVFSLAFGVLEPVEGGVLLRTSADDLDWFARQLAGLAFDFEIRTPAKLRVELARCAARLQRLATTAAG, encoded by the coding sequence ATGGCCAAACCCACCACCCGCGTGCTGGCGGTGCTCGACCTGCTGCAGAGCCACGGCCGCATGAGCGGGCCGGAACTGGCGCGCCGGGTCGGCGTCGACGTGCGCACGCTGCGGCGCTACATCGTGGCGCTGGAAGACCTCGGCATCCCGCTCACCACCGAGCGCGGCCGCGCCGGTGCCTACATGCTGGTCGCCGGCTTCAAGTTGCCGCCGATGATGTTCACCAACGACGAGGCGGTGGCGCTGTCGGTCGGCCTGGTGGCGGCGCGGGGGCTGGGCCTGGCCGAAGCGTCACCGGCGGTGGAAAGCGTGCAGGCCAAGCTGGCGCGGGTGATGCCCGACAAGTTGAAGCGCCACGCGAATGCGATTGCAGACACGGTGAAGGTGGACTTGTTGCCGGCCTCGGGCACGCCGGGCAGCAACGCGGCGCTGATCGCGCTGGCGGGTGCGGCGCAGGCGCAGCGGCGCGTGCGGATGCATTACGAATCGGCCGCGGGCGTGCGCACCGAGCGCGAGTTCGATCCCTACGGCCTGGCCTGGCGGGCCGGTGCCTGGTACGCGCTGGGCATGTGCCACCTGCGTCATGGCCTGCGTTCGTTCCGGCTCGATCGCGTGGGCGAGGTGAGCCTGCTCGAACCGTCGTTCCGGCGACCGCCGGGTTTCGATGCGCTGGATCAGCTGCTGCAATCCATCGGCGCGATCGCTTACGCCCACCCGATCGAGGTGTTGCTGCACACGGACCTGCAGACGGCGCGCCGGGTGTTCTCGCTTGCCTTCGGCGTGCTTGAGCCGGTCGAAGGCGGCGTGCTCCTGCGCACCAGCGCCGATGATCTCGACTGGTTCGCCCGCCAGCTGGCCGGGCTGGCGTTCGACTTCGAGATCCGCACGCCCGCGAAGCTCCGTGTCGAACTGGCCCGTTGCGCGGCACGGCTGCAGCGTCTGGCCACGACAGCTGCCGGTTGA
- a CDS encoding 5'-nucleotidase: protein MITPPADAHDPAAVGDNRLVVAISSRALFDLGDSHALFERDGLDAYRAFQIDHENEILQPGVAFPLVQKLLGLNKLAGDVPPVEVILLSRNSGDTGLRIFNAIQHYGLEISRAAFTSGAPTSDYIAPFKADLFLSANAEDVGRALAAGVAAATILPSTAPPRASEQLRIAFDGDAVLFGDEGERVSREEGLEAFHRSETEHAAEPLSVGPFRGFLTALHRLQVAFPAENSPIRTALVTARSAPAHKRVILTLRRWGVRIDEALFLGGRDKGPFLDAFGADIFFDDSPANVESARRHVATGHVPHGVSNR, encoded by the coding sequence ATGATCACTCCCCCCGCCGATGCGCACGACCCGGCCGCCGTTGGCGACAACCGGCTCGTCGTGGCCATTTCCTCGCGCGCGCTGTTCGACCTCGGCGACAGCCATGCGCTGTTCGAGCGTGATGGCCTGGACGCCTATCGCGCATTCCAGATCGATCACGAGAACGAGATCCTGCAGCCCGGCGTGGCGTTTCCGCTGGTGCAGAAGCTGCTCGGCCTCAACAAGCTTGCCGGCGACGTGCCGCCGGTCGAGGTGATCCTGCTGTCGCGCAACTCCGGCGACACCGGTTTGCGCATCTTCAACGCGATCCAGCACTACGGCCTGGAAATCAGCCGTGCCGCGTTCACCAGTGGCGCGCCCACCTCCGATTACATCGCGCCGTTCAAGGCCGATCTGTTCCTTTCCGCCAACGCCGAAGACGTCGGCCGCGCGCTCGCCGCCGGGGTGGCTGCGGCCACGATCCTGCCCAGCACCGCGCCGCCGCGCGCCAGCGAACAACTGCGCATCGCGTTCGATGGCGATGCCGTGCTGTTCGGCGACGAGGGCGAGCGGGTGTCACGCGAGGAAGGGCTGGAAGCCTTCCATCGCAGCGAGACCGAACACGCCGCCGAGCCGCTGTCGGTGGGCCCGTTCCGCGGTTTCCTCACCGCGCTGCATCGCCTGCAGGTCGCGTTTCCGGCCGAGAACTCGCCGATCCGCACCGCCCTGGTCACCGCGCGCTCCGCGCCCGCGCACAAGCGGGTGATCCTCACACTGCGGCGCTGGGGTGTGCGCATCGACGAGGCGCTGTTCCTCGGCGGCCGCGACAAGGGGCCGTTCCTCGATGCATTCGGCGCCGACATCTTCTTCGACGACTCGCCGGCCAACGTGGAATCCGCGCGCCGACATGTGGCGACGGGACACGTACCGCACGGCGTGAGCAATCGCTGA
- a CDS encoding GNAT family N-acetyltransferase, producing MDFDSLRIDTERLILRPPRAEDFDAYAVNMADAEAARFIGGQQARAAAWRGFLSLAGAWMIQGFSMFSVIEKSSGQWIGRLGPWHPEGWPGTEVGWGLARSAWGKGYALEGCTAAIDWTFDQLGWDEMIHSIHPDNHASQALAQRLGSTCRGPGKLPAPYEDSPTDIWAQTREQWRRRRR from the coding sequence ATGGATTTCGATTCGCTGCGCATCGACACCGAACGCCTGATCCTGCGTCCGCCGCGGGCAGAGGATTTCGACGCCTATGCCGTCAACATGGCCGATGCCGAAGCGGCCCGCTTCATCGGCGGGCAGCAGGCGCGTGCGGCCGCGTGGCGAGGTTTCCTGTCGCTGGCTGGTGCATGGATGATCCAGGGTTTCTCGATGTTTTCGGTGATCGAGAAAAGCAGCGGCCAGTGGATCGGCCGGCTCGGCCCCTGGCATCCGGAAGGCTGGCCCGGCACCGAGGTGGGCTGGGGCCTGGCCCGCAGCGCCTGGGGCAAGGGCTACGCGCTGGAAGGCTGCACCGCCGCGATTGACTGGACCTTCGACCAGCTTGGCTGGGACGAGATGATCCATTCCATCCACCCCGACAACCACGCCTCGCAGGCGCTGGCGCAGCGGCTGGGTTCGACCTGCCGCGGCCCCGGCAAGCTGCCCGCGCCGTATGAGGATTCGCCCACCGACATCTGGGCGCAGACGCGCGAGCAGTGGCGCCGGCGTCGCCGATGA
- a CDS encoding thiamine pyrophosphate-dependent enzyme, producing MTAIPFAISARHKGFNRAEVVDQNFTEFVQLWNGEVRAAPRDDAAVLPGSALDARGFRELLESQLISRHLDLMARVLRVQNKVFYTIGSSGHEGNAMVARLTRHTDPAFLHYRSGGFMAERFRKIPGMDPVMDSALSFAASKDDPASGGRHKVWGSKPLWVLPQTSTIASHLPKALGTAVAIEQARRIGHQLPIPDDSITICSFGDASSNHATAQTAFNTAAWTAYQKLPAPVLFVCEDNGIGISVKTPSGWVANNYQHRANLDYFFADGLDVAEGYAQVQRAVEHCRTTRRPTFLHLKTTRVMGHAGTDFEIEWRSIEELFAVECSDPLLRSAGIALESGLYSKDALLNLYEATRKRCFAAAEDADSRHRLTSLDDVMAPLAPYTPAAVKAEATRADYADKRLAVFGGEAKLPEKLPPRHLAIQIGQALHDLLAKYPEALLFGEDVAQKGGVYTVTKGLNKTFKGSRVFNTLLDETMILGLAQGYANMGMLPMPEIQYLAYFHNACDQIRGEAASLQFFSNNQYRNPMVMRVASLGYQKGFGGHFHNDNSITALRDIPGLVVGCPSRGDDAAMMLRTLMALAKVDGRVCAFLEPIALYMTKDLYEAGDGQWQFDYPAPDQAMTLGEGRVYNEAANDLVVFTFGNGVPMALRAARTIEAELKWQVRVVDLRWLAPLNDAFIAAQAKSAKRILVLDEGRKSAGVGEGVITAIVEGGCGATPLHRVVGADTFTPLAGAALLVLPGEADVVAAAKELAARS from the coding sequence ATGACCGCCATTCCGTTTGCCATCAGCGCTCGCCACAAGGGTTTCAACCGTGCCGAGGTCGTCGACCAGAACTTCACCGAGTTCGTGCAGCTGTGGAACGGCGAGGTGCGCGCCGCGCCGCGCGATGACGCCGCCGTGCTGCCGGGCAGTGCGCTGGACGCGCGCGGTTTCCGCGAGCTGCTGGAGTCCCAATTGATCTCGCGTCACCTCGACCTGATGGCGCGCGTGCTGCGGGTGCAGAACAAGGTGTTCTACACGATCGGTTCGTCCGGCCACGAAGGCAATGCAATGGTGGCGCGGCTGACCCGCCACACCGATCCGGCCTTCCTGCATTACCGCTCCGGCGGCTTCATGGCCGAGCGCTTCCGCAAGATTCCGGGCATGGATCCGGTGATGGATTCGGCGCTCAGCTTCGCCGCCAGCAAGGACGACCCGGCCTCCGGCGGCCGTCACAAGGTATGGGGCAGCAAGCCGTTGTGGGTGCTGCCGCAGACCTCGACGATCGCCTCGCACCTGCCCAAGGCGCTGGGCACCGCGGTGGCGATCGAGCAGGCGCGGCGGATCGGCCATCAGCTGCCGATTCCCGACGACAGCATCACGATCTGCTCGTTCGGCGACGCCTCCAGCAACCACGCCACTGCGCAGACCGCATTCAACACCGCGGCGTGGACGGCCTACCAGAAGCTGCCCGCGCCGGTGCTGTTCGTGTGCGAGGACAACGGCATCGGCATCTCGGTGAAGACGCCGTCGGGCTGGGTCGCCAACAACTACCAGCATCGCGCCAACCTCGACTATTTCTTCGCCGACGGCCTCGACGTGGCCGAAGGCTACGCCCAGGTACAGCGCGCGGTGGAGCATTGCCGCACGACGCGCCGGCCGACCTTCCTGCACCTGAAGACCACCCGCGTGATGGGTCACGCCGGCACCGATTTCGAGATCGAGTGGCGCAGCATCGAGGAGCTGTTTGCGGTCGAATGCTCCGACCCGCTGCTGCGCTCGGCCGGCATCGCGCTGGAATCCGGCCTGTATTCGAAGGACGCACTGCTGAACCTGTACGAGGCCACCCGCAAGCGTTGCTTCGCTGCCGCCGAGGATGCGGACTCGCGTCATCGGCTGACCTCGCTGGACGACGTGATGGCCCCGTTGGCGCCATACACGCCGGCCGCGGTGAAGGCCGAGGCCACGCGCGCCGACTATGCCGACAAGCGCCTGGCGGTGTTCGGCGGCGAGGCGAAGCTGCCGGAGAAACTGCCGCCACGGCACCTGGCGATCCAGATCGGCCAGGCCCTGCACGACCTGCTGGCGAAGTATCCCGAAGCGCTGTTGTTTGGCGAGGACGTGGCGCAGAAGGGTGGCGTCTACACGGTCACCAAGGGCCTCAACAAGACCTTCAAGGGCAGCCGCGTGTTCAACACGCTGCTGGACGAAACCATGATCCTGGGCCTGGCCCAGGGCTACGCCAACATGGGCATGCTGCCCATGCCGGAGATCCAGTACCTGGCGTACTTCCACAACGCCTGCGACCAGATCCGCGGCGAGGCGGCCTCGCTGCAGTTCTTCTCCAACAACCAGTACCGCAACCCGATGGTGATGCGCGTGGCCTCGCTGGGTTACCAGAAGGGTTTCGGCGGCCACTTCCACAACGACAACTCGATCACCGCGCTGCGCGACATCCCCGGCCTGGTGGTCGGTTGCCCCAGCCGCGGCGACGACGCGGCGATGATGCTGCGCACGCTGATGGCGCTGGCGAAAGTTGATGGTCGCGTCTGCGCCTTCCTCGAACCGATCGCGCTGTACATGACCAAGGACCTTTACGAAGCCGGCGACGGCCAGTGGCAGTTCGACTATCCCGCGCCCGATCAGGCGATGACGCTGGGCGAGGGCCGCGTATACAACGAGGCCGCGAACGATCTGGTGGTGTTCACCTTCGGCAACGGCGTGCCGATGGCGTTGCGCGCCGCGCGCACGATCGAAGCGGAACTCAAGTGGCAGGTGCGCGTGGTCGACCTGCGCTGGCTGGCGCCGCTCAACGATGCCTTCATCGCGGCGCAGGCGAAGAGCGCCAAACGCATCCTGGTGCTGGATGAAGGCCGCAAGAGCGCGGGCGTGGGCGAGGGCGTGATCACCGCGATCGTCGAAGGCGGCTGCGGCGCCACGCCACTGCATCGCGTGGTCGGCGCCGATACGTTCACGCCGCTGGCCGGTGCGGCGCTGCTGGTGTTGCCGGGCGAGGCCGACGTGGTGGCCGCGGCGAAGGAGCTGGCGGCAAGGTCCTGA
- a CDS encoding DMT family transporter, with amino-acid sequence MFKGVLLGFMAFAAFALSDAFVKLLRGSLPPYEAVFFGAVLGLTALPFIKGRGDRWRDVVRAQRQGLWLVRAVASAIGSISAVVAFTALPMAEAFALIFLLPIFVTILSVLVLKEHVGWRRWSAVVAGFIGVLVVLRPGFRVLGIGHLAAIICGLSGAISMIALRMAGPHEKRITLYGAGMIGSLLFAGLMMLADFRWPGLVQWLFLLGYGLLAALASVLLMLATQRAPANHVAPTQYSQMLWAVLLGYVLFHDALDWPMAIGIAIILGAGLFTFVREDKVTRWWKRTRVV; translated from the coding sequence ATGTTCAAAGGCGTCTTGCTCGGCTTCATGGCCTTCGCCGCGTTCGCCCTCAGCGATGCCTTCGTGAAGCTGCTGCGCGGCTCGCTGCCGCCCTACGAGGCGGTGTTCTTCGGCGCGGTGCTGGGGCTGACCGCCCTGCCCTTCATCAAGGGTCGCGGCGATCGCTGGCGCGACGTGGTGCGGGCGCAGCGCCAGGGCCTGTGGCTGGTGCGCGCGGTGGCCAGCGCGATCGGCAGCATTTCCGCCGTGGTCGCGTTCACCGCGCTGCCGATGGCCGAGGCGTTCGCGCTGATCTTCCTGCTGCCGATCTTCGTCACCATCCTGTCGGTGCTGGTGCTGAAGGAGCACGTGGGCTGGCGCCGCTGGTCGGCGGTGGTGGCCGGCTTCATCGGCGTGCTGGTGGTGCTGCGACCGGGCTTCCGGGTGCTCGGCATCGGCCACCTGGCCGCGATCATCTGCGGGCTTTCGGGCGCGATCTCGATGATCGCGCTGCGCATGGCCGGCCCCCACGAGAAACGCATCACCCTGTACGGCGCCGGCATGATCGGCTCGCTGCTGTTCGCCGGGCTGATGATGCTGGCCGACTTCCGCTGGCCCGGGCTGGTGCAGTGGCTGTTCCTGCTCGGCTACGGCCTGCTCGCCGCGCTGGCCTCGGTGCTGCTGATGCTGGCCACCCAGCGCGCGCCGGCCAACCATGTCGCGCCGACCCAGTACAGCCAGATGCTGTGGGCGGTGCTGCTGGGCTACGTGCTGTTCCACGACGCGCTGGACTGGCCGATGGCGATCGGCATCGCGATCATCCTGGGCGCGGGCCTGTTCACCTTCGTGCGCGAGGACAAGGTCACGCGCTGGTGGAAGCGCACGCGGGTGGTGTGA
- a CDS encoding LysE family translocator: protein MNHYEQLWLFFALVFGIIVLPGLDMAFVMGSTLAGGRSRGFAAVAGIIAGGVCHVLMTALGISVLIKLVPGAFNALLLAGALYIAWIGISLLRSEASLGLHTDVPLRSRAATFRQGVLTSLLNPKAYLFMLAVFPQFLRPEYGLIWLQATLMWLIIAINQFFIYGGVTVMADRARRWLQGRPAAGMLANRCVGGLLIAAAMLTGFEGWQRI from the coding sequence ATGAACCACTACGAACAACTGTGGCTGTTCTTCGCCCTGGTCTTCGGCATCATCGTGTTGCCGGGCCTGGACATGGCCTTCGTCATGGGCAGCACCCTGGCCGGCGGGCGCAGCCGCGGTTTCGCCGCGGTGGCCGGCATCATCGCCGGCGGGGTCTGCCATGTGCTGATGACGGCGCTGGGCATCAGCGTGCTGATCAAGCTGGTTCCGGGCGCGTTCAACGCGCTGCTGCTGGCCGGTGCGCTGTACATCGCCTGGATCGGCATCTCGCTGCTGCGCAGCGAGGCCTCCCTCGGCCTGCACACGGACGTCCCGCTGCGTTCGCGCGCAGCGACGTTTCGCCAGGGCGTGCTGACCAGCCTGCTCAACCCCAAGGCTTACCTGTTCATGCTCGCCGTGTTCCCGCAGTTCCTGCGGCCCGAATACGGCCTGATCTGGCTGCAGGCGACGCTGATGTGGCTGATCATCGCGATCAACCAGTTCTTCATCTACGGCGGCGTGACCGTGATGGCCGACCGGGCACGACGGTGGCTGCAAGGCCGGCCGGCAGCCGGCATGCTGGCGAACCGCTGCGTGGGCGGCCTGCTGATTGCCGCGGCGATGCTGACCGGATTCGAAGGCTGGCAGCGGATCTGA
- a CDS encoding NIPSNAP family protein, producing MNHVQRLLSGTVAAIALGTALSAHATNEAPTMESVQHLQDYQVVEFRRYVTSDGELAHFVKYFDAYFPEAFEQLGAMVFGQFAERGHPNRFTWLRGFHDINARPIVNAAFYYGPLWKEHRVKVNAILPDSDNVMLLRPLHADQGVSVLPAVDPVTEERGAQGVVVAQIFAVKKGSEEAFAKQAEAAFDAYRVDGVHPAGVLVSLDVPNNFPQLPIRSDGPFLVWLGVVRDNATLDKQLMPRLAAAEQSLAASGLLSGTPERVVMDPTPRSRLRWLPDANAGSAP from the coding sequence ATGAACCACGTCCAACGACTGTTGTCCGGCACCGTCGCGGCCATCGCGCTCGGTACCGCCCTGTCGGCACACGCCACGAACGAGGCCCCCACGATGGAAAGCGTGCAGCATCTGCAGGATTACCAGGTCGTCGAGTTCCGTCGTTACGTCACCAGCGACGGCGAGCTGGCGCACTTCGTCAAGTACTTCGATGCGTACTTCCCGGAAGCGTTCGAGCAACTCGGCGCGATGGTGTTCGGTCAGTTCGCCGAGCGCGGGCATCCGAACCGCTTCACCTGGCTGCGTGGCTTCCACGACATCAACGCGCGGCCGATCGTCAACGCCGCGTTCTACTACGGCCCGCTGTGGAAGGAACATCGCGTCAAGGTCAACGCGATCCTGCCGGACAGCGACAACGTGATGCTGTTGCGCCCGCTGCATGCGGATCAGGGCGTCAGCGTGCTGCCCGCGGTGGACCCGGTGACCGAAGAACGCGGCGCGCAGGGTGTCGTGGTCGCGCAGATCTTCGCGGTGAAGAAAGGCAGCGAGGAAGCCTTCGCGAAACAGGCCGAGGCGGCGTTCGACGCCTACCGTGTCGACGGCGTGCACCCGGCCGGCGTGCTGGTGTCGCTGGACGTGCCGAACAACTTTCCGCAGCTGCCGATACGCAGCGACGGGCCGTTCCTGGTGTGGCTGGGCGTGGTCCGCGACAACGCCACGCTGGACAAGCAACTGATGCCACGGCTGGCGGCCGCTGAACAGTCGCTCGCCGCCAGCGGCCTGCTGAGCGGCACGCCGGAACGCGTGGTGATGGACCCGACCCCGCGCTCGCGCCTGCGCTGGTTGCCCGATGCGAACGCGGGGAGCGCGCCATGA
- a CDS encoding transporter: MLVGIMLSPAAWGQAAANPAALSEAQPSPPARQSLDDAWWTGPMLANSAATLPRGHYLIEPYVYDVSSPHSDGFGSLTYMLYGLTDRLTVGLVPVLGYTRLDGPGDSSGVRMGDVSVQAQYRLTEFHEGSSLPTISLQLQQTLPSGKHDRLGDRPGDGLGSGADTTTLQLNTQTYFWLANGRILRMRLNIAQSVSGHAHVEDASVYGTAQGFRGNARPGNSFFVNAAWEYSLSQRWVLALDVTYRRSHGSSVNGVMLPGYGDARIHRHSGTSEAFGFAPAIEYSWSANLGVLFGTRVITGHRTTTTITPAIAINYVH, translated from the coding sequence ATGCTCGTCGGCATCATGCTGTCGCCGGCCGCGTGGGGCCAGGCCGCGGCAAATCCGGCGGCGCTCTCCGAAGCCCAGCCCTCGCCCCCTGCGCGACAGTCGCTGGACGACGCGTGGTGGACCGGTCCGATGCTGGCGAACTCGGCCGCGACGTTGCCGCGTGGCCATTACCTGATCGAGCCCTATGTCTACGACGTGTCCTCGCCCCACTCGGATGGTTTCGGCTCGCTGACGTACATGCTCTATGGGCTCACCGATCGGCTGACGGTGGGCCTGGTTCCCGTGCTGGGCTACACCCGGCTGGATGGCCCGGGCGACAGTTCGGGCGTCCGAATGGGCGACGTGAGCGTACAGGCGCAATACCGGCTCACCGAATTCCACGAAGGCAGTTCCCTGCCGACGATCTCGCTGCAATTGCAACAGACGCTGCCGAGCGGAAAGCATGACCGGCTGGGCGACCGGCCTGGCGATGGCCTCGGCAGCGGAGCCGATACCACGACCTTGCAGCTCAACACGCAAACTTACTTCTGGCTTGCGAACGGCCGCATCCTGCGCATGCGTCTCAACATTGCGCAGTCCGTTTCCGGCCATGCACACGTCGAGGACGCAAGCGTCTATGGCACGGCCCAGGGCTTTCGCGGCAATGCCCGGCCTGGCAACTCGTTCTTCGTCAACGCCGCCTGGGAATACAGCCTGAGCCAACGCTGGGTGTTGGCACTGGACGTCACCTATCGCCGCAGTCACGGCAGCAGCGTGAACGGCGTGATGCTGCCCGGCTACGGCGATGCGCGCATCCATCGACACTCGGGGACCAGCGAAGCGTTCGGCTTTGCGCCGGCGATCGAGTACAGCTGGAGCGCCAACCTGGGCGTGCTGTTCGGCACGCGGGTGATTACCGGCCATCGCACGACGACCACGATCACGCCGGCCATCGCGATCAATTACGTTCATTGA
- a CDS encoding acyl-CoA dehydrogenase family protein, giving the protein MAVSLNPLDLYDVRSLLTDEERMVQDSVGRFVDERVLPIIGDCFDQGRFPKELIPEIAGLGLLGATIPEEYGGAGMNGVSYGLICQELERGDSGLRSFASVQSSLCMYPIFAYGSEEQKKHYLPQMSAGEVIGCFGLTEPHGGSDPANMKTNARKDGGDWVINGAKMWITNGNLAHIAIVWAQTDDGIQGFVVPTDTAGFKAQEIHKKMSLRASVTSALFFDNVRVPDSARLPNVKGLKGPLGCLTQARYGITWGPIGAAQACLKEVLDYTAERILFGKPLASNQAVQLKMADMARRITTAQLLSLQLGRLKDAGKMQPTQVSLAKWNNCRMAIDIARQCRDILGGAGITTEHGAIRHALNLESVITYEGTETVHELVVGRELTGINAF; this is encoded by the coding sequence ATGGCTGTCAGTCTGAATCCGCTCGATCTGTACGATGTCCGCTCGCTGCTCACCGACGAGGAGCGCATGGTGCAGGACTCCGTCGGCCGTTTCGTCGACGAGCGCGTGTTGCCGATCATCGGCGACTGCTTCGACCAGGGCCGCTTCCCGAAGGAGCTGATCCCCGAGATCGCCGGCCTCGGCCTGCTCGGCGCCACCATCCCCGAGGAATACGGCGGCGCCGGCATGAACGGCGTCAGCTACGGCCTGATCTGCCAGGAGCTGGAGCGCGGCGATTCGGGCCTGCGCAGCTTCGCCTCGGTGCAGAGCTCGCTGTGCATGTACCCGATCTTCGCCTACGGCAGCGAGGAGCAGAAGAAGCACTACCTGCCGCAGATGTCGGCCGGCGAGGTGATCGGCTGCTTCGGCCTGACCGAACCGCACGGCGGCTCCGACCCGGCCAACATGAAGACCAACGCCAGGAAGGACGGCGGCGACTGGGTCATCAACGGCGCCAAGATGTGGATCACCAACGGCAACCTGGCGCATATCGCGATCGTGTGGGCGCAGACGGACGACGGCATCCAGGGCTTCGTGGTGCCGACCGACACGGCCGGCTTCAAGGCGCAGGAAATCCACAAGAAGATGAGCCTGCGCGCCTCGGTCACCAGCGCGCTGTTCTTCGACAACGTGCGCGTGCCGGACAGCGCGCGCCTGCCCAACGTGAAAGGCCTGAAGGGCCCGCTGGGCTGCCTGACCCAGGCGCGCTACGGCATCACCTGGGGCCCGATCGGCGCGGCGCAGGCCTGCCTCAAGGAAGTGCTCGACTACACGGCCGAGCGCATCCTGTTCGGCAAGCCGCTGGCCTCCAACCAGGCGGTGCAGCTGAAGATGGCCGACATGGCCAGGCGCATCACCACCGCCCAGCTGCTGTCGCTGCAGCTCGGTCGCCTGAAGGACGCGGGCAAGATGCAGCCGACCCAGGTCTCGCTGGCGAAGTGGAACAACTGCCGCATGGCCATCGACATCGCGCGCCAGTGCCGCGACATCCTCGGCGGCGCCGGCATCACCACCGAGCACGGCGCGATCCGCCATGCGCTGAACCTGGAATCGGTGATCACCTATGAAGGCACCGAGACCGTGCACGAGCTGGTGGTCGGCCGCGAACTGACCGGCATCAACGCGTTCTGA